One stretch of Gigantopelta aegis isolate Gae_Host unplaced genomic scaffold, Gae_host_genome ctg3979_pilon_pilon:::debris, whole genome shotgun sequence DNA includes these proteins:
- the LOC121392503 gene encoding putative nuclease HARBI1, with translation MPNDEESVHIKRQFHNMAGFPGIIGCIDGTHIRVACPVKVHNAASYMNRKGYHSLIVQMVCDSSMKITNVVARWPGSSHDSRIFRSSTLRDHLEDGTIRGILLGDNGYACERYLLTPVLRAGTDSERRYNTSHRRTRNITERVFGLLKRGFPCIGVDSRLRCHIETSKAVIVALCVLHNISRDNRDADFPGNDVHALQNDVNIREQNNLRGLAFRRMLIQNHFH, from the coding sequence ATGCCAAATGATGAAGAATCAGTCCACATAAAGAGACAATTTCACAACATGGCAGGATTTCCAGGCATTATTGGGTGTATAGATGGAACGCACATTAGAGTCGCTTGCCCAGTAAAGGTTCATAATGCAGCCTCATACATGAATCGCAAGGGCTACCATTCTCTCATTGTGCAAATGGTGTGTGATTCCTCCATGAAGATAACAAATGTGGTGGCACGATGGCCGGGATCTAGTCACGACAGTCGTATCTTCCGCTCAAGCACTCTACGGGATCATCTTGAAGATGGAACGATCAGGGGGATTCTATTGGGGGACAATGGATACGCATGCGAGAGATACCTTTTGACGCCAGTTCTCAGAGCAGGTACTGATTCAGAACGCCGCTATAACACATCACACCGGCGCACACGTAACATCACAGAACGTGTGTTTGGATTACTGAAGAGAGGATTCCCCTGCATCGGTGTGGATTCACGTTTACGATGTCACATTGAAACAAGTAAAGCTGTCATTGTTGCCCTATGTGTCCTTCACAATATTTCTCGTGACAATAGAGATGCAGACTTTCCAGGAAATGATGTCCATGCCCTACAGAATGACGTCAACATCAGAGAGCAGAATAACCTCAGGGGATTAGCATTCCGCAGAATGCTCATACAAAATCATTTTCACTAA